From a single Calditerricola satsumensis genomic region:
- a CDS encoding leucyl aminopeptidase has protein sequence MDFHVHRGSVTGVSTDVLVLFCMEGVPLEGEGAALDVALDGQLARLLQEGDLPARSGAVTPVYTLGKLPAKRLLVVGLGKPEGLDFVRLREAAGRAAKEARKLGARKVAIVAPHERAAMLPPERAAHAVAEGFCLGAYRYRGFRKNSEPDVSWEAVSVVVNVDAEAWEAGLRKGAAYASGTVLARELTNLPGNVLTPDALAQKATELAERHGLTYEVLDAEAIAKLGMGGIVAVGKGSAQPPTFTVIRYQGRPEWADVTAYIGKGVTFDTGGICLKPRENMHEMIGDMGGAAAVLGALDAVAALKLPVNLLALIPAAENSPSGTAFKPGDVITMLDGRTVEIRNTDAEGRLLLADAVTYARRQGAKRIVDVATLTGGVIVALGDEVTGLIANDDAWADEVLAAGQDAGELLWRLPNFPHYYEKLKSPVADLNNAPGRKAHPIMGGLFVGAFAEDTPWAHLDIAGTSWADQAGPLHEKGATGAGVRTLVALAERLARSGGEAE, from the coding sequence ATGGATTTTCACGTTCACCGCGGTTCGGTGACCGGCGTTTCCACCGACGTGTTGGTGCTGTTCTGCATGGAAGGCGTGCCCCTGGAGGGCGAAGGGGCGGCTCTGGATGTGGCGCTCGACGGCCAGCTGGCCCGTCTTCTCCAGGAAGGCGATCTACCCGCCCGCTCGGGTGCGGTGACGCCGGTCTACACGCTGGGCAAGCTGCCGGCCAAGCGGCTGCTCGTCGTCGGGCTGGGCAAACCGGAAGGGCTCGATTTTGTCCGCCTGCGGGAAGCGGCGGGCCGGGCGGCGAAGGAGGCGCGCAAGCTGGGCGCGCGGAAGGTGGCCATCGTTGCCCCGCACGAGCGCGCCGCGATGCTGCCGCCGGAGCGGGCGGCCCACGCCGTGGCGGAAGGCTTTTGCCTCGGCGCCTACCGGTACCGAGGCTTCCGCAAGAACAGCGAGCCCGATGTGTCGTGGGAGGCGGTGTCCGTCGTCGTGAACGTCGATGCCGAAGCGTGGGAGGCTGGGCTGCGCAAAGGGGCCGCCTACGCCTCGGGCACGGTCTTGGCCCGCGAGTTGACCAACCTGCCGGGCAACGTCCTCACCCCCGATGCTCTGGCGCAAAAGGCGACGGAACTGGCCGAGCGCCATGGACTGACCTATGAGGTGCTCGACGCCGAAGCCATTGCGAAGCTGGGCATGGGCGGGATTGTGGCCGTGGGGAAAGGCAGCGCCCAGCCGCCGACCTTCACCGTCATTCGCTACCAGGGCCGGCCGGAGTGGGCGGATGTGACGGCCTACATCGGCAAAGGGGTTACCTTTGACACCGGCGGCATCTGCCTCAAGCCGCGGGAGAACATGCACGAAATGATCGGAGACATGGGCGGCGCGGCGGCCGTCCTTGGCGCGCTGGACGCCGTGGCCGCGCTCAAGCTGCCGGTCAATCTCCTCGCGCTCATCCCGGCGGCGGAAAACAGCCCCTCCGGCACGGCGTTCAAGCCGGGTGACGTCATCACCATGCTGGACGGACGCACGGTGGAGATCCGCAACACCGACGCCGAGGGGCGGCTCCTCCTGGCCGATGCCGTGACGTACGCGCGGCGGCAGGGCGCCAAGCGCATCGTCGACGTGGCCACGCTGACCGGCGGCGTGATCGTCGCCCTGGGCGACGAGGTGACCGGCCTGATCGCCAACGACGATGCCTGGGCCGACGAGGTCCTGGCCGCGGGGCAGGACGCCGGCGAGCTGTTGTGGCGGCTCCCCAACTTCCCGCACTATTACGAGAAGCTGAAGAGCCCGGTGGCCGATCTCAACAACGCGCCGGGGCGGAAAGCCCATCCGATCATGGGCGGCCTGTTTGTCGGCGCATTCGCCGAGGACACGCCGTGGGCCCACCTCGACATTGCTGGCACGTCATGGGCCGATCAGGCGGGTCCCCTGCACGAGAAAGGGGCCACCGGCGCCGGCGTGCGCACGCTCGTGGCGCTGGCCGAGCGGCTGGCGCGGTCGGGCGGCGAGGCGGAGTAA
- a CDS encoding DUF309 domain-containing protein, producing the protein MQGELTVRDRYPPQYLAFLDRFNEGDYYTCHDLLEELWMEDRHNKFLQGLLQLAVALYHAELGNLRGARLMFSSAKGYLEPYRPRFWSLDVDGVVAYIDRCLAALPPQDRIPWDEARHLALPRLRLRLEADDG; encoded by the coding sequence GTGCAAGGGGAGCTGACCGTGCGCGACCGCTATCCACCGCAGTACCTGGCGTTTCTTGATCGCTTCAACGAGGGCGACTACTACACCTGCCACGACCTCCTCGAGGAGCTGTGGATGGAAGATCGGCACAACAAGTTCTTGCAAGGGCTGTTGCAGCTGGCGGTGGCCCTCTACCACGCCGAGCTGGGCAACCTGCGCGGAGCGCGGCTGATGTTTTCGTCGGCCAAGGGCTATTTGGAGCCGTACCGCCCGCGGTTCTGGAGTCTCGACGTCGACGGCGTGGTGGCGTATATCGACCGGTGCCTCGCAGCGCTGCCGCCACAGGACCGCATTCCGTGGGACGAGGCGCGCCATCTGGCGCTACCGCGGCTGCGTTTGCGGTTGGAGGCGGACGACGGGTAA
- a CDS encoding pirin family protein, with protein MIRRIPAHERYRYETDWLQTYWLFSFDHYYDPNNVSFGPLRVFNDDVIAPRSGFPMHPHLEMEIVTYVLQGELTHEDSLGNRGVLSAGDVQRMSAGTGIVHSEWNHGDEPVHLLQIWVLPERRGIAPGYEQRSFSREARTNRLLPVVSGQGHDGALRIHQDAVFYVSRLEAGHRVTHVLAPGRRAFFYVIEGGADLNGVAMATGDQARIENEETLSIAAREASELILIDLP; from the coding sequence ATGATTCGTCGCATTCCTGCCCATGAGCGGTACCGCTATGAAACGGATTGGCTGCAAACGTACTGGCTGTTTTCGTTTGACCATTATTACGATCCGAACAACGTCTCCTTTGGGCCGCTGCGCGTGTTCAACGACGACGTCATCGCCCCGCGCAGCGGGTTTCCGATGCACCCGCACCTGGAGATGGAGATCGTCACCTACGTCTTGCAGGGCGAACTGACGCACGAAGACAGCCTCGGCAACCGCGGCGTGCTGTCTGCCGGCGATGTGCAGCGCATGTCGGCCGGGACGGGCATTGTCCATTCGGAATGGAACCATGGCGACGAACCGGTGCACCTCTTGCAGATCTGGGTGCTTCCAGAAAGACGGGGGATTGCGCCGGGGTACGAGCAGCGGTCCTTTTCGCGCGAGGCGCGTACAAACCGCTTGCTTCCGGTGGTGTCCGGGCAGGGACACGACGGGGCCCTGCGCATCCATCAGGATGCGGTCTTCTATGTGTCCCGTCTGGAGGCGGGTCATCGCGTGACCCACGTTTTGGCCCCTGGCCGGCGCGCGTTTTTCTACGTCATCGAGGGCGGAGCCGACCTCAATGGCGTGGCGATGGCCACGGGAGACCAGGCACGCATCGAGAACGAGGAAACCCTGTCCATCGCCGCGCGCGAAGCTTCGGAACTGATCCTGATCGATTTGCCCTAA
- a CDS encoding MFS transporter, whose translation MNRWVEPGGRFRAWPLYALCFLAAAAQGMLLPVLALLLERQGLSAAANGLHATFLYAGILVAAPLSERLVRRWGYRPVLAAGGGLMAGTLFFYPLWASPALWMALRFLSGVGAEILHYAAHLWLTIRAPADKRGRIVSLYGMAYGLGFGVGPLALPLLSLGEWVPFGVAAVLLVAALAAVWTNPPERPPSVTERRAERSLSLYARTWRLAYLALLPPALFGWMEATLTSLFPVYGARVGLAEAWISFSLSAFTVSSLVLQLPLAMAGDRWGRARLLPLLIAAGAFLFFLMPVAGRGVPLLVTMAVAGALVGSIYTLGLAYAADLLPKSLLPTANALGSIGFSVASIAGPNLGGLAMSHLHPSALFWVIGVPFAGYVALAWWSHGGRRARRMSDPRLSFALKGVREHDSSHSCP comes from the coding sequence ATGAACCGTTGGGTGGAGCCGGGTGGCCGTTTTCGCGCGTGGCCGCTTTACGCCCTTTGCTTTCTTGCCGCCGCAGCCCAGGGCATGCTGCTTCCCGTGTTGGCCCTGTTGCTTGAACGGCAGGGCTTGTCGGCGGCGGCCAACGGCTTGCACGCGACGTTCCTGTATGCAGGCATTCTGGTGGCCGCGCCGCTTTCGGAACGGCTGGTCCGCCGGTGGGGCTACCGTCCGGTGCTAGCGGCCGGCGGCGGTCTGATGGCAGGGACACTCTTTTTTTATCCCTTGTGGGCCTCACCGGCGTTGTGGATGGCTTTGCGCTTTCTTTCGGGGGTGGGCGCAGAAATTCTGCATTACGCCGCCCATCTGTGGCTCACCATCCGGGCTCCGGCGGACAAGCGCGGGCGAATCGTCTCGCTGTACGGCATGGCGTACGGGCTGGGGTTCGGCGTCGGACCCCTGGCCCTGCCCCTGCTGTCCCTTGGGGAGTGGGTGCCCTTTGGCGTGGCCGCGGTGCTGCTCGTTGCCGCGCTGGCCGCCGTTTGGACCAATCCGCCGGAGCGGCCGCCGAGCGTTACCGAACGGCGTGCCGAGCGCAGCCTTTCCCTCTACGCGCGAACGTGGCGGCTGGCCTATCTCGCGCTGCTTCCGCCGGCGCTGTTCGGCTGGATGGAGGCCACCTTGACCAGCCTCTTTCCCGTATACGGGGCGCGGGTAGGCCTGGCGGAGGCGTGGATTTCGTTCAGCTTGTCGGCGTTTACCGTCAGCAGCCTCGTCTTGCAGCTCCCCCTGGCGATGGCCGGGGACCGCTGGGGTCGCGCGCGCCTCCTTCCCCTGCTGATCGCCGCCGGCGCCTTCCTCTTCTTCCTCATGCCCGTTGCCGGCCGCGGCGTGCCGCTGCTGGTGACGATGGCAGTGGCGGGGGCGCTGGTCGGATCGATCTACACGCTGGGCTTGGCCTACGCTGCCGATCTGCTGCCCAAAAGCCTCTTGCCGACGGCCAACGCGTTGGGTTCCATCGGTTTCAGCGTGGCGAGCATCGCCGGACCCAACCTCGGCGGGCTGGCCATGTCGCACCTGCATCCGTCGGCCCTGTTTTGGGTTATCGGGGTGCCGTTTGCCGGGTATGTCGCGCTGGCGTGGTGGTCTCACGGGGGACGGCGGGCGCGCCGGATGTCCGACCCACGCCTATCCTTCGCGTTGAAAGGAGTTCGGGAGCATGATTCGTCGCATTCCTGCCCATGA
- a CDS encoding bifunctional diguanylate cyclase/phosphohydrolase → MKKSIYIYPIAFILLLLHYYFIIHPYWTDEWKVWVSIYVFSAAAVILDFWAIPIPLRGNRNRILLSMDSSVYLASVFVLGIFPALCTLLIATIVNLFLRRVDIWKVLTNFNIYFFMLVSSHYAFVFFGGDIGEPRFSQPMPYIIAIFVYLATNAFLVGLYVKILIGEPFSSSIPKMVRYFYIRYVVSIMSSITLSSLLYYHGMLGVFLFVTFIVLIAVSFNNYYVLYQEQKNKAITDPLTGLYNHGYFHERLEEEVQRAKETGNPLSLLLLDLDDFKKYNDLFGHTKGDQYLKRFADLLRAHVRPTDMVFRYGGEEFAIILPQTDVETAYNIAQAMRKAINDTPFPGVEALPLGCISFSGGISTVTAETLNRYDLIKKADIALYYSKKQGKNQVHIYRDCLTRVFMTPDDAVKTLIENLISVFRVKDPYTYQHSRRVYEYALQFGAYLGLDEREQRLLAYGALIHDIGKVEIPRSILTKKGKPTEDEWRIIQMHVIWGKEIINAYPSLQEFAPLVELHHERLDGRGYPYGLKGEQIPKLVRILTILDSFDAMTTERPYQRTKTVDEAFAELKRCAGTQFDPYYVDRFIAMMLETAVPRYVTS, encoded by the coding sequence ATGAAAAAAAGTATTTACATATACCCTATAGCCTTTATTCTTTTATTGCTCCATTATTATTTTATTATTCATCCGTACTGGACTGATGAGTGGAAGGTATGGGTATCGATCTATGTTTTTAGCGCTGCGGCTGTCATATTAGATTTTTGGGCCATTCCTATTCCGCTTAGAGGTAATAGAAACCGTATTTTATTATCTATGGATTCTTCTGTATATTTAGCATCGGTATTTGTGCTAGGGATTTTCCCGGCATTATGTACTTTGTTAATAGCTACTATTGTAAATCTTTTTCTTCGGAGAGTTGATATCTGGAAGGTATTAACTAATTTCAATATTTATTTTTTTATGTTAGTTAGTAGTCATTATGCTTTTGTATTTTTTGGTGGAGATATCGGTGAACCGCGTTTTAGTCAGCCTATGCCATATATTATCGCCATATTTGTTTATTTAGCTACCAATGCATTTTTGGTGGGTTTATACGTAAAAATTTTGATTGGTGAACCTTTCTCAAGTTCAATACCAAAAATGGTAAGATATTTCTATATTAGGTATGTTGTTTCGATTATGTCTTCTATTACATTGTCTTCATTGCTTTACTATCATGGTATGCTCGGTGTATTTCTCTTTGTAACCTTTATTGTGTTAATCGCTGTTTCATTTAACAATTATTATGTCCTATATCAAGAACAAAAAAACAAAGCCATCACCGATCCCCTAACGGGGTTGTACAATCACGGCTATTTCCACGAGCGGCTGGAGGAAGAGGTGCAGCGGGCGAAGGAAACGGGGAATCCGCTTAGCCTGCTCCTCCTGGATCTCGACGACTTCAAAAAGTACAACGACCTCTTTGGCCATACCAAAGGCGACCAGTATTTGAAACGGTTTGCCGATTTGCTTCGCGCCCATGTGCGGCCGACGGACATGGTTTTTCGGTATGGCGGAGAGGAATTCGCCATCATCCTTCCGCAGACCGATGTCGAAACCGCTTACAACATAGCCCAGGCGATGCGCAAGGCGATCAACGACACGCCGTTTCCCGGTGTCGAGGCCCTTCCCCTCGGATGCATCTCGTTTTCCGGCGGCATCAGCACGGTCACGGCGGAAACCCTCAACCGTTACGACCTGATTAAAAAAGCGGACATTGCCCTCTACTACTCCAAAAAGCAGGGGAAAAACCAGGTCCACATATACCGCGACTGCCTGACCCGCGTGTTCATGACCCCTGACGACGCGGTCAAAACCCTGATCGAGAACCTCATCTCCGTGTTTCGGGTCAAGGACCCGTACACCTACCAGCACAGCCGCCGCGTATACGAGTACGCCCTGCAGTTTGGCGCGTATCTGGGATTGGATGAGCGAGAGCAACGGCTTCTCGCATACGGCGCGCTGATTCACGACATCGGAAAGGTGGAAATCCCGCGCAGCATCCTGACCAAAAAGGGAAAACCGACGGAGGACGAGTGGCGCATCATTCAGATGCACGTCATTTGGGGCAAAGAGATCATCAACGCCTATCCGTCGCTGCAGGAATTCGCGCCGCTGGTGGAGCTGCACCACGAGCGCCTCGACGGGCGCGGCTATCCGTACGGGCTGAAAGGGGAGCAGATTCCCAAGCTGGTCCGCATTTTGACCATCCTCGATTCCTTTGACGCCATGACGACGGAGCGCCCGTACCAACGGACCAAAACCGTTGACGAAGCGTTCGCCGAATTGAAGCGGTGCGCCGGCACCCAGTTTGATCCGTATTACGTGGACCGGTTCATCGCCATGATGCTCGAAACGGCCGTCCCGCGGTATGTCACCTCCTAA
- a CDS encoding DUF5317 domain-containing protein — MLIDGVLLGLVVALLRGGKLAHLADVRIRGAWVFVALCLGQVALYLFRDQMPSIFRMSPVWFLSAYLVMFLVLYQNRHIHGVNVMLIGGLLNFVVMVANGGYMPVSPEAASLISPTYIEPLPQGPYGKHILMSEETNLNFLGDIIPLLPPYPRHQVVSIGDVLINIGAFLVIQALLVRKRPSREEKLGMAM, encoded by the coding sequence ATGTTGATCGACGGCGTTCTATTGGGTCTTGTCGTGGCACTTCTACGTGGGGGAAAGCTGGCGCATCTCGCCGATGTGCGCATCCGCGGGGCGTGGGTGTTTGTTGCCCTGTGTCTGGGGCAGGTTGCGCTGTATCTTTTCCGGGATCAAATGCCCTCGATCTTTCGCATGAGCCCGGTATGGTTTCTCAGCGCCTATCTCGTGATGTTCCTCGTGCTCTACCAAAATCGGCACATCCACGGCGTGAACGTGATGCTGATCGGCGGGTTGCTCAATTTTGTCGTCATGGTGGCCAACGGGGGCTATATGCCGGTGTCCCCCGAAGCGGCCAGCCTGATCAGCCCGACGTACATCGAACCGCTGCCCCAGGGCCCATACGGCAAGCACATCTTGATGTCCGAGGAAACCAACCTGAATTTCTTAGGTGACATCATTCCGCTGCTTCCTCCTTACCCGCGGCACCAGGTTGTGAGCATTGGGGATGTGCTGATCAACATTGGCGCATTTCTGGTGATCCAGGCGCTTCTCGTTAGGAAGCGTCCATCCAGGGAGGAAAAATTGGGGATGGCTATGTAA
- a CDS encoding ATP-binding protein: MCENLRATLKMKMEIERIEKFNALAEMAASIAHEIRNPLTVARGFLQLLKQQTRDARSQTYLTFIVDELDRAESIIGDYLSFCKPKPSQESVLDVGTHVQYVVNVITPFAHLHNVEMHLRVEPGLSVYGDGEKLNQVLMNLMKNAVEAMPWGGTLSVSALREERWIRIDIQDTGLGMTEEELKRIGTPFFSTKKDGTGLGLTVSYRIVQSMNGRIDVRSEKGKGTCFSVRLPAADQPTGR; the protein is encoded by the coding sequence TTGTGTGAAAACTTGCGGGCCACGCTGAAAATGAAGATGGAAATCGAGCGCATCGAGAAGTTTAACGCGTTGGCGGAGATGGCGGCATCCATCGCCCACGAGATCCGCAATCCGCTCACCGTGGCGCGCGGTTTCTTGCAGCTGTTGAAGCAACAAACGCGCGACGCGCGCAGCCAGACTTACCTGACGTTCATCGTCGACGAGCTGGACCGGGCCGAATCGATCATTGGCGACTACCTGTCCTTTTGCAAACCCAAGCCCTCGCAAGAATCGGTTTTGGACGTTGGCACCCATGTGCAGTATGTGGTCAATGTCATTACCCCCTTTGCCCATTTGCACAACGTGGAAATGCACCTCAGGGTGGAACCCGGGCTCTCTGTCTACGGCGACGGGGAAAAACTGAACCAGGTGTTGATGAACCTGATGAAAAATGCCGTAGAGGCCATGCCGTGGGGCGGGACGCTGAGCGTTTCCGCGTTGCGGGAGGAGCGGTGGATCCGCATTGACATACAAGATACGGGGCTTGGCATGACCGAAGAAGAGCTGAAGCGCATCGGCACCCCGTTTTTCTCCACCAAAAAGGACGGAACCGGTTTGGGGTTGACCGTTTCCTACCGGATTGTCCAGTCGATGAACGGGCGCATTGACGTGCGAAGCGAAAAGGGCAAAGGAACCTGTTTCTCGGTTCGGCTTCCCGCGGCCGATCAGCCGACCGGCCGGTAA